A window of the Cicer arietinum cultivar CDC Frontier isolate Library 1 chromosome 6, Cicar.CDCFrontier_v2.0, whole genome shotgun sequence genome harbors these coding sequences:
- the LOC101494509 gene encoding uncharacterized protein has product MEVSWLSAILVGAGYLAFGYFIGSRYPPRFLRFSFSKYKDSSLLNDNNNNNNSSSKQKKSTKSKLKEPLEVEKLADILDDFKMILVVRNDLKMGKGKIAAQCSHATLGLYKKVLYRAPKALNRWEMSAQPKVVVKIESEEDMLALQERAKSLKLPTHITIDAGRTQIAPNSRTVMAILGPVEVVDEVTGGLKLL; this is encoded by the exons ATGGAAGTGTCATGGTTGAGTGCCATTTTGGTCGGCGCTGGTTATCTTGCTTTCGGTTACTTCATCGGTTCTCGTTATCCCCCTCGTTTCCTTAGATTTTCATTCTCTAAATACAAAGATTCATCACTTCTCAAtgataataacaacaacaacaacagtaGTAGTAAGCAGAAGAAGAGTACTAAGTCCAAACTTAAAGAACCACTCGAGGTTGAAAAGCTCGCTGACATTCTCGATGATTTTAAGATG ATACTTGTTGTTAGAAATGATCTTAAAATGGGTAAAGGAAAGATTGCTGCTCAATGCAG TCATGCAACATTGGGTCTCTACAAAAAGGTTCTTTATCGAGCTCCAAAGGCTTTGAATAG GTGGGAGATGTCTGCTCAGCCTAAGGTTGttgtcaaaattgaaagtgaAGAAGATATGCTGGCTTTGCAA GAAAGGGCTAAATCTCTCAAGTTACCCACTCATATCACTATTGATGCTGGGAGAACACAGATTGCACCAA attcCAGAACAGTGATGGCAATCCTTG GACCTGTTGAAGTGGTAGATGAGGTAACAGGTGGACTGAAACTTCTATAG